CCGGCCCACGACCCGCCGCACCACCTCCCGTACCGCCTCCCGGCGCCCCTCCGGCGGCGCCCCGACGCCCCTCCCGGCGGGCCCCGGGCGCCCTCCGGAACGCTTCCGGTCCGCCCGGAGCCGACCGTGTACGGCGGGCGGCGGCGGGCAAACGGCACACAAAGGGAAGGAGTGAGACGAGACCCGCCCACAAGCCCCCTCCGCACCGCCCCCGCTCCTCCCCGGCGCACCCCGGGTGCGGGACACTGTCATCAGGCCGCCTCTACGATCCGTGTGAGAGGTGACACTCATCGACGGGGCAGACAAGGGGAACCAGCCGATTTCCCGACGCGTGGATACGATCAGTAAGCAGTATCAGGACGGCAGCAACGGAGGAGGTGCCCGATGGGAGTCCTGAAGCGTTTCGAGCAGCGTCTCGAAGGTCTGGTCAACGGCACCTTCGCCAAGGTCTTCAAGTCCGAGGTCCAACCGGTCGAGATCGCGGGCGCCCTCCAGCGCGAGTGCGACAACAACGCGACCATCTGGAACCGCGAGCGGACCGTCGTCCCCAATGACTTCATCGTGGAGCTGAGCGCGCCCGACTTCGAACGGCTGAGCCCCTACTCGGGCCAGCTCGGCGACGAGCTGGCCGGACTCGTCCGCGACTACGCCAAGCAGCAGCGCTACACCTTCATGGGCCCCATCAAGGTCCATCTGGAGAAGGCCGACGACCTCGACACGGGTCTGTACCGGGTGCGCAGCCGCACCCTCGCGTCGAGTACGTCACAGTCGCCCGGCCCGTCCGCCACGGGCCCCGAAGCCCCCGGCCAGGGCTTCGGCCGAGCGCAGTCGGCCGCGCCGCCGATGCCCTCCGGGCCGCCCCCGGGCGCCCGCCCGTCCCCGGTGCCGGACCGCGCGTCC
The nucleotide sequence above comes from Streptomyces clavuligerus. Encoded proteins:
- a CDS encoding FhaA domain-containing protein, which encodes MGVLKRFEQRLEGLVNGTFAKVFKSEVQPVEIAGALQRECDNNATIWNRERTVVPNDFIVELSAPDFERLSPYSGQLGDELAGLVRDYAKQQRYTFMGPIKVHLEKADDLDTGLYRVRSRTLASSTSQSPGPSATGPEAPGQGFGRAQSAAPPMPSGPPPGARPSPVPDRASAAGSGPGPVPSGQVRRWIEINGTRHQISRPTLVLGRSTDADVRIDDPGVSRRHCEIRTGTPSTIQDLGSTNGIVVDGQHTTRATLRDGSRIVVGSTTIVYRQAEG